In Syntrophales bacterium, the genomic stretch TCCTTGAAGTTATGCAACTGCCTTGATTGGTTCTAAATTTCCGCGCCGGCCTTCGCTTGCAAGTTGGTCTGGACGAGAGATTTTGCGAGCATGGCATAGCATTTGCTAATTTATGGGAAGTATTTTCTCATTTAAACAATTTGCGTCGTTTTACTGACAAGTCACAGAGAGATGTTCCTTGGTCAAGATAATTGCATCCAAGGAGATAGTAAGCATTTAGAATGGTCGGATGATTCAGTTCCTCTAACGCCTTCCTTGGCTTTCGAGATCGAAAGGGGAGCGGGAGGACTGTGTGGTATCGAAAAAACAAAGAAGCGAGATGTTTAACCTAAACAAGAATAGGGAGGAGAAAATGAAAAAGAAGGCATTTATTTTCACTTGCGCGTGTTTCGTGGTTTTGGGGGTATGCTTGAGCAGCGCCTTGGCCCAGCAAAAGACCAATGTTCAGTATTGCGCTTATTCCGTTGGTTCGACCCAGTATATCTGGACGGCCGCCCATGCAAATTTGATCAACAAATACTCCAAAACGCTTCAGGCAACCCCGGCGTTTTGCGGCGCGGAGACGGCGGTGGTCAAGCTTCTCGGCCAGGGGAAGATAGAATTCGGGGAAGTCGCTAACCTGGAATTGGAGTTTGCGAAACGAGGGGAGTGGGGATATTCGCAAAGCAAGGAAGCCGCAAAGGAATCCGTAAAAAAGATCCGGGCGGTTTTTGCCCAGCCGTACGGTTCGATGCAGATGATTACGCTGGCTGATTCCGGGATCAAAACCTATAAAGACCTCAAGGGCAAGAGGGTTTCGCTGGGGTCGGCCGCGCACACTGCGCATCCGATTCTGAAGACGGCCCTTGCCGTAGAAGGATTGGAACTGAAGGATTACCATCCCGTTTATTTCTCCGGCGGGTCCGGTCAAGGGCCGGATGGATGTGCGGACAGGACCTTAGATGCTTATTATACCAACAATCCCTCCAGACAGCCATCCTCAATGAATCTGGCCACCCTCAATAAGATCAGGCTGATAGGTTTTTCGTCCCCTGTTAAATCGAAGGAATTCTTTGACCTGATCGACAAAAAATATGGGAAGGACCTGCTGAGACCTATCACCCTTCAGCCGGGGCTGTATGGCAAGAATCAGGTCAATACGGAGCCTGTAGATTGCATCGCTTTCGACCTGGTCATTGCGACGCGGGCCGATATGAGCGATGACGCTGTGTATGAATTTACAAAGCAGCTTTTCGAGCATCTCCCGGAGTTTTACGAAACGGCCGGGCCCGATTCCAAATTGATCACGTTGCAAGGGGCGATGAAGAATGTCGGTTTCCCGTTTCATCCGGGTGCCCTGAGATATTACAAAGAAAAGGGATTGATAAAATAGCGTCCTCTATGGTTTTGGTTCCTCTGCTCGCAAGGAACCAAAACCATTTGCTTCTTTGGATTGCGCCTTCGAGGAGCAAGGCGAGCATATCAAGGGGTGCCATAGTTTCAATTAAAGGGAGGATAAATGAAGTACTTTAATTTTGAAGAACTCAAGATTAAAAATCGCGCCGATTTGATCACCTTTATCATCGGAGTGCCGGCGTTTTGCTACCTGCTCTATGTAAACTTTTTGAGTCAGCAAGAACCGCTGATTATCCGGTCCGCGGTTGTGGGATTGGCCCTGGTTGTTGTCTTTTTAAGGTACCCCAGTCCGATCAAAAAAGCCGCTTTGAGGCAGGTGGTCGATCTTGTGCACATAGCGCTTACAATTTTTTGTTTCGGGTATCTCTTTATCGAGGGGAATGATATTGTAATGTACCGGCTCGGGGGAGAGGTGAATTTCCTGGACAAATTGGTCTATCTCCCGATAATCTATCTCTTGTTCGAGGCAACAAGAAGGACAACGGGCTGGGCGTTCACTATCGTCGCTACGGTATTAGTTTTATATACCCATTTCGGCCATCTCATCCCGGGCTTTCTGGGTCATACCCACCTGACGTTCGATCAAGTGGCCGAGGCCATGGTTTTGAATGTCGATGGGGTGTTCGGGGCCACGACGCATGCCCATATCACCATGATCTGGTTTTTCCTGATATTCGGAACGTTTTTGGCTACCACCGG encodes the following:
- a CDS encoding TAXI family TRAP transporter solute-binding subunit, with amino-acid sequence MKKKAFIFTCACFVVLGVCLSSALAQQKTNVQYCAYSVGSTQYIWTAAHANLINKYSKTLQATPAFCGAETAVVKLLGQGKIEFGEVANLELEFAKRGEWGYSQSKEAAKESVKKIRAVFAQPYGSMQMITLADSGIKTYKDLKGKRVSLGSAAHTAHPILKTALAVEGLELKDYHPVYFSGGSGQGPDGCADRTLDAYYTNNPSRQPSSMNLATLNKIRLIGFSSPVKSKEFFDLIDKKYGKDLLRPITLQPGLYGKNQVNTEPVDCIAFDLVIATRADMSDDAVYEFTKQLFEHLPEFYETAGPDSKLITLQGAMKNVGFPFHPGALRYYKEKGLIK